In the genome of Desulfomonilaceae bacterium, one region contains:
- a CDS encoding NAD(P)H-dependent oxidoreductase, whose protein sequence is MPGLTKFLRIFLYIAPFPALVFFQVWTSLGRDTHSLLIAACAMFIYCLFVLGLAARFDKPSYFHSTICGYFLALTLSLALWPETTGEIITEYAVTGIYLCLFIAAFFPPILGMDPFTYHFAKKSAPKAVWSSPIFLTINRIMTFVWSGVFATCAILSLYPSVVTRAVVPIVIIVGAMLSFNRQFPRYYLKRLGLPPLADQRGSHLLSKKDPASLADCGRVRCSSATTLDAPCTNQPRNSVGRNTMPTLQLQPKRRSTMKVIAFNSSPRGHGTSKTRLLLDALVKGMREAGADVETVHLREKVIRNCIGCYTCWTKTPGMCVHMDDMTNELFPKWLKADIAVYATPLYHFTMNATMKAFIERTLPVLEPFLVQHDGKTTHPLRQTPPLAVALSVAGFPESTVFTQLSSYVRFLFGERLTAEIYRPGSEMMTLPEFSEATKAILEATEEAGHELVDSLRVSEATMERITKPIMDVDPMARLANVFWKSCIQEGLTPKEFHQRNLPPRPDSIETFMMIMSMGFNAESAASVRAVMQFNFSGALPGDCFFKISNGKIEAHEGITENPDLTIESPFDLWIDIMAGKADGQKMFLDQEYRAIGDLSLLIRMRDLFGKPQK, encoded by the coding sequence ATGCCAGGCCTAACCAAGTTTCTACGAATTTTTCTCTACATCGCGCCATTTCCTGCACTGGTTTTTTTCCAAGTGTGGACCTCTCTCGGAAGAGATACCCATAGCTTATTGATCGCAGCCTGCGCGATGTTTATTTACTGCCTGTTTGTTCTGGGGCTCGCCGCGCGTTTCGACAAGCCGAGCTATTTTCACTCGACAATTTGTGGCTATTTCCTGGCGCTGACCTTGTCTCTGGCTTTGTGGCCCGAGACAACCGGGGAGATCATCACCGAATATGCGGTGACCGGGATTTACCTCTGCCTGTTCATAGCGGCTTTCTTTCCTCCGATCCTCGGTATGGACCCGTTTACATATCACTTTGCCAAGAAATCAGCTCCCAAAGCGGTGTGGAGCAGCCCGATCTTTTTGACCATCAATAGAATTATGACCTTTGTGTGGAGTGGCGTCTTCGCTACATGCGCTATACTTAGCCTGTATCCCTCGGTTGTTACGCGTGCCGTGGTCCCGATTGTCATAATCGTCGGTGCGATGCTTTCCTTCAATCGCCAGTTTCCCCGGTATTACCTGAAACGCCTAGGCTTACCCCCGTTAGCTGACCAGCGCGGGTCTCATCTCCTTTCCAAAAAAGATCCAGCTTCCCTTGCGGACTGTGGACGGGTTCGTTGCTCGTCGGCCACGACTCTTGACGCCCCTTGTACGAACCAGCCCCGGAACTCAGTGGGAAGAAACACAATGCCCACACTTCAATTACAACCCAAAAGGAGAAGTACCATGAAGGTTATCGCTTTCAACTCAAGTCCGAGAGGTCACGGGACCAGCAAGACCCGGTTATTGCTGGATGCTTTGGTCAAAGGTATGCGTGAGGCCGGCGCAGATGTGGAGACGGTTCACCTTCGTGAGAAGGTAATCAGGAATTGCATCGGTTGTTACACGTGCTGGACCAAAACCCCCGGGATGTGCGTCCACATGGATGACATGACCAATGAACTGTTCCCTAAATGGCTGAAGGCTGATATTGCGGTATATGCGACACCGCTGTACCATTTCACGATGAATGCCACCATGAAAGCTTTCATTGAACGTACTCTTCCGGTCTTGGAGCCATTCCTTGTCCAACATGACGGGAAGACGACCCATCCACTGCGGCAGACGCCGCCACTAGCAGTAGCCTTGTCCGTCGCGGGCTTCCCGGAATCAACCGTTTTCACTCAACTGTCTTCATACGTGAGATTCCTGTTTGGCGAGAGGCTTACGGCGGAGATCTACCGTCCGGGGTCTGAAATGATGACGCTGCCGGAATTTTCTGAAGCAACCAAGGCTATTCTTGAAGCAACAGAGGAGGCCGGGCATGAACTGGTAGACTCTTTGAGAGTTTCTGAAGCGACGATGGAGCGTATTACGAAGCCTATCATGGATGTTGATCCCATGGCGAGACTGGCGAATGTCTTTTGGAAATCTTGTATTCAAGAGGGATTAACGCCCAAAGAGTTTCATCAGAGGAATCTGCCGCCGCGTCCCGATTCCATTGAAACGTTCATGATGATCATGTCGATGGGCTTTAACGCAGAGTCCGCAGCGAGTGTGAGGGCTGTCATGCAGTTCAACTTCTCCGGAGCGCTTCCGGGGGACTGCTTCTTTAAGATTTCGAATGGGAAAATCGAGGCTCACGAAGGGATCACTGAAAATCCAGATTTGACCATAGAGTCGCCTTTCGATCTTTGGATAGATATTATGGCCGGTAAAGCTGACGGGCAGAAGATGTTTCTAGACCAGGAGTACAGGGCCATCGGTGATTTGTCCTTGTTGATCCGCATGAGGGATCTTTTCGGTAAACCACAGAAGTAA
- a CDS encoding PadR family transcriptional regulator, whose translation MDIQSVLLGFLVRKSMTGYDLKKAFSISFAFFSGLSDGTIYPALKKMEQNGLISKRLEIQDGTPNRKIYTITEAGRKSFLESLKSPLALEQPKSSFLMRLFFFADITPEERKEITTRQLDSVNQVRRRLEAARPQVQAHADRFQYLCFDFGLCVFDDMARNLSQIIDALDEDQDERVK comes from the coding sequence ATGGATATTCAGTCGGTTCTGCTCGGTTTTCTCGTGCGCAAGAGCATGACGGGGTATGATCTGAAGAAAGCCTTTTCGATATCTTTCGCCTTTTTCTCGGGCCTGAGCGACGGAACTATCTATCCAGCTCTCAAGAAAATGGAACAGAACGGCCTGATCTCGAAACGTTTGGAGATTCAGGATGGGACCCCTAACCGCAAAATCTACACAATTACCGAGGCCGGCAGAAAATCTTTCCTCGAATCATTGAAATCACCGTTGGCCCTTGAGCAGCCCAAAAGCTCTTTCTTGATGAGGCTTTTCTTCTTTGCTGACATTACTCCCGAAGAGCGAAAGGAAATCACTACCAGGCAACTTGATTCCGTGAATCAGGTTCGTAGACGGTTAGAGGCTGCTCGGCCCCAAGTCCAGGCCCATGCGGACCGCTTTCAGTACTTGTGCTTCGACTTCGGTCTTTGTGTTTTTGACGACATGGCTCGCAATCTGTCCCAGATAATCGACGCATTGGACGAAGATCAGGATGAGAGAGTGAAATGA
- a CDS encoding glycerate kinase, translating to MRIVIAPDSFKGSLSALQVANAIETGLLKVFQSASIVKIPIADGGEGTVDAMVAATNGIVRQCYVQGPLGDKIKSFWGILGDGQTAIIEMAAASGLTLLPDDKRNPRISSSYGTGQLIIKAMDYGCRKIIVGLGGSATNDGGSGMATALGVRFLDSSGNELASGGAALSDLKHIDLSGIDNRIKDTSILVACDVDNPLFGPNGASEVYGPQKGASPEDVIELDNALRVFAEVARTFTGKDVAEKPGAGAAGGMAAGLMYFTNAVLRPGIEIVIEATGMEESVKNAELVITGEGKTDAQTSFGKAPIGVGELAQKYNKVAVCLSGSLGDGAEAILEHGIHALLSITQGPISLTECMLQAESLAEKAAFRLALALKAGMELSNGRATEEARGRL from the coding sequence ATGCGCATAGTCATCGCTCCAGATTCGTTTAAAGGTAGTCTTTCAGCTCTTCAGGTAGCAAACGCCATAGAAACGGGCCTGTTAAAAGTGTTTCAGTCCGCATCGATAGTAAAAATTCCAATTGCCGACGGCGGTGAAGGGACAGTCGATGCAATGGTCGCTGCAACAAATGGAATCGTTCGCCAATGTTACGTTCAGGGACCGTTAGGAGATAAGATAAAATCGTTTTGGGGTATTCTTGGGGATGGGCAGACGGCCATTATTGAAATGGCCGCCGCATCAGGACTAACTTTGCTCCCTGATGACAAAAGAAATCCTAGGATTTCTTCATCGTATGGAACCGGACAGCTCATAATTAAGGCTATGGATTATGGATGCAGGAAAATAATTGTCGGATTGGGAGGAAGCGCTACTAATGACGGTGGATCAGGAATGGCCACTGCTCTAGGGGTTAGATTTTTAGATTCTAGCGGGAACGAGCTTGCTTCTGGTGGAGCAGCATTATCTGACCTGAAACACATTGATCTTTCAGGAATAGACAATCGCATCAAGGACACCTCAATATTGGTGGCATGTGATGTTGACAATCCTTTGTTTGGCCCAAATGGGGCTTCAGAAGTCTACGGGCCCCAGAAAGGCGCTTCGCCAGAAGATGTAATCGAACTCGACAACGCATTGAGGGTATTTGCAGAAGTGGCTCGCACTTTCACGGGAAAAGATGTCGCTGAAAAACCTGGAGCCGGCGCTGCCGGAGGAATGGCGGCTGGATTAATGTATTTTACCAACGCAGTATTAAGGCCGGGCATAGAAATCGTAATAGAAGCAACTGGAATGGAAGAATCGGTGAAGAATGCTGAACTGGTAATAACAGGGGAAGGTAAAACAGATGCGCAGACATCATTTGGAAAGGCTCCAATTGGTGTGGGTGAATTGGCACAAAAATATAACAAAGTTGCGGTCTGCTTGTCGGGAAGTTTGGGCGATGGCGCAGAGGCCATTTTGGAACATGGAATTCACGCATTGTTAAGCATAACGCAAGGGCCAATTAGTTTAACTGAGTGCATGTTACAAGCTGAATCACTTGCCGAAAAAGCCGCTTTTAGACTTGCTTTGGCGCTGAAAGCCGGGATGGAACTTTCGAACGGACGGGCAACAGAAGAAGCGCGGGGCCGGCTATAA
- a CDS encoding cyclophilin-like fold protein — MKINIGKMSMMADLNDSLTARKIFEVLPLTASLNTWGDEIYFSIPVNSPLEETSKEVVETGDLGYWPPGSAFCIFFGTTSQF; from the coding sequence ATGAAGATTAACATCGGAAAGATGTCTATGATGGCTGATCTGAATGATAGCCTCACAGCCCGGAAGATATTTGAGGTATTGCCTTTGACGGCGTCTCTTAATACCTGGGGCGATGAAATTTATTTCTCTATTCCTGTCAATTCTCCATTGGAAGAAACATCCAAAGAGGTTGTAGAGACCGGAGACTTGGGATACTGGCCGCCGGGGTCAGCCTTTTGCATCTTTTTCGGAACGACCTCGCAGTTTTGA
- a CDS encoding HU family DNA-binding protein codes for MTKAEMVDKLAEKGQMTKRLASESIDLVFSAISDVLVAGDEISLPGFGKFSVIVRQARTGLNPRTQEKLNIPETKVPKFTAAKALKESIK; via the coding sequence ATGACAAAAGCTGAAATGGTGGACAAACTTGCAGAGAAGGGCCAGATGACGAAAAGACTCGCTTCAGAATCGATCGATCTGGTCTTTTCAGCTATTTCCGACGTGTTGGTTGCGGGCGACGAAATCTCATTGCCAGGCTTCGGAAAATTCTCCGTGATTGTCAGACAAGCTCGGACAGGTTTGAATCCCCGCACCCAGGAAAAACTCAACATCCCGGAAACCAAAGTTCCAAAGTTTACCGCAGCAAAGGCCCTCAAAGAATCGATAAAGTGA
- a CDS encoding LysR family transcriptional regulator: MEWQQIRGFYHVARLRSFTKAAEATFRTQSALSQQIKRLEEELDCLLIERIGSRKLRLTAAGEKFFGFAEEVLEKYESVSESLHDLQGIQRGTLSVAAPFTTLYHLFPAVLQEYLGQFPEVQLTILDRPQKMVIELVRSGEVDFGFVLESAAPHDLISWRWEKVDTVLIVPLGHPLTLLKRVTLDDVVKYPLILNPKNPPHTGRLDVEERLQGLGLNYRVVMESSNVDLSSLYVEMGLGVSFATIVQNLSILKQRKLEFITLGHYFDSDYLTIIARKSRTLASYKTAFLSLLIKGDSLTAWAS; the protein is encoded by the coding sequence ATGGAATGGCAGCAAATCAGAGGGTTTTATCACGTGGCTCGACTGAGAAGCTTCACAAAGGCCGCCGAAGCCACGTTCAGGACTCAATCCGCATTGAGCCAGCAAATAAAGAGGCTGGAAGAAGAGCTGGATTGTCTGTTGATTGAGAGAATTGGAAGTAGAAAACTGCGGCTCACCGCCGCAGGAGAGAAGTTTTTCGGGTTTGCAGAAGAGGTTTTAGAAAAGTACGAGTCAGTCAGTGAATCGTTGCATGATCTCCAGGGAATTCAAAGAGGTACCCTGAGTGTGGCTGCGCCCTTCACGACCCTCTATCACTTATTCCCTGCAGTTCTCCAGGAGTATCTTGGTCAATTCCCGGAGGTTCAACTAACTATTCTGGACCGCCCACAGAAAATGGTAATTGAGCTTGTCAGGAGCGGTGAGGTAGATTTCGGGTTTGTTCTGGAGTCTGCGGCGCCCCATGACCTCATCTCATGGCGATGGGAAAAGGTGGATACAGTCTTGATAGTTCCGTTGGGACATCCTTTGACTTTGCTGAAAAGAGTGACCTTGGATGATGTGGTCAAGTATCCCCTTATCCTGAACCCCAAGAATCCACCGCATACGGGTCGCCTTGACGTAGAAGAACGACTCCAGGGGCTTGGTCTGAACTATCGAGTGGTTATGGAGTCTTCCAACGTAGATCTGAGTTCTCTTTATGTAGAGATGGGGCTGGGCGTATCCTTTGCCACCATAGTCCAGAATCTCTCTATTCTAAAACAGAGAAAATTGGAGTTTATAACCCTGGGTCACTATTTTGACTCGGACTACCTCACCATAATCGCCCGCAAAAGCAGAACGCTTGCCTCGTACAAAACCGCTTTCTTGAGTCTCCTAATAAAAGGCGACAGCCTAACGGCTTGGGCCAGTTGA
- a CDS encoding thioesterase family protein: MKDSLRSGLTFQFRFTVPENKTVPFLFPESLEFQMMPKVLATGFMVGLFEWACIEAVNPHLDWPKEQTVGIGVSLTHSAATPPGLTVTVKGKLERVEGRKLTFSLSADDGIEEISKGTHERFVIDADRFNDKIAMKTRGIGKPQLRR; encoded by the coding sequence ATGAAAGATTCTTTGAGATCAGGTTTGACGTTTCAATTCAGGTTCACGGTTCCTGAAAACAAAACCGTGCCTTTCCTGTTTCCAGAATCCTTAGAGTTCCAGATGATGCCAAAAGTATTGGCGACAGGATTTATGGTCGGACTGTTTGAATGGGCATGTATCGAGGCCGTCAACCCACACCTAGACTGGCCGAAGGAGCAAACGGTGGGTATTGGAGTCAGCCTGACGCATTCTGCCGCAACACCACCGGGACTTACCGTTACAGTGAAGGGAAAGCTCGAAAGGGTAGAGGGGCGTAAGTTGACTTTTTCTCTGTCGGCGGACGACGGAATCGAGGAAATTTCTAAGGGAACACATGAGAGGTTCGTGATCGACGCTGATAGATTTAATGATAAAATCGCTATGAAAACACGCGGAATAGGCAAACCTCAATTGAGGCGGTAA
- a CDS encoding PrpF domain-containing protein, which yields MEPQQIMVKAVIARGGNSRGVYLLRSQLPTDTALRDKIILAIFGSPDIREIDGLGGATVLTSKVAILGPPTRPDADIDYTFGQVSINEAHVDYSGNCGNISAGVGPVAIHLGLIDKKEPLTSVRMHLTNFNRILKADIPVMDDEVVIEGAYQISGVPGTGARIELDFCDSAGAATGKILPTGNAQDTFKIDGIGNLDVSIIDSGNPIVFVRAISIGLKGTESPNEIKNLPEKLIVLEKIRSIAAQRIGFVDDWRKATEDSPFIPFVVFLSEPQNYTSFTTKQVIPADSIDIVARQMLEQNMHEAYAGTAAVCTGTAARIPGTVVNDLVSKSIFTTELIRIGNPSGVFPINTVVESNQGGIRLIKASFGRTARIIMDGYVYVRKSLLI from the coding sequence ATGGAACCTCAACAAATAATGGTGAAAGCGGTGATTGCTCGGGGAGGGAATAGTCGTGGCGTTTATTTACTTCGGTCACAATTGCCTACTGACACAGCTTTGCGCGATAAAATAATTCTGGCCATCTTTGGTAGTCCTGATATTCGGGAAATTGATGGCCTAGGTGGCGCCACTGTACTAACTAGCAAAGTCGCTATCTTAGGGCCTCCCACCAGACCTGACGCAGACATAGATTACACTTTTGGTCAGGTATCAATAAATGAGGCTCATGTTGATTATTCTGGCAACTGCGGGAACATCTCCGCCGGAGTAGGCCCGGTTGCCATACATTTGGGACTAATCGACAAAAAGGAACCTCTTACTTCAGTTCGCATGCACTTGACCAATTTCAATCGCATACTCAAAGCAGATATACCTGTGATGGATGATGAAGTTGTAATTGAAGGCGCCTATCAAATATCAGGTGTCCCTGGAACCGGCGCACGTATTGAACTTGATTTTTGTGATTCTGCTGGAGCCGCGACAGGTAAAATTTTGCCCACCGGTAATGCGCAGGATACGTTCAAAATAGATGGCATTGGCAACTTGGATGTTTCAATAATAGACTCGGGGAATCCGATAGTATTTGTTAGAGCAATTTCCATAGGCTTAAAGGGGACAGAGAGCCCAAATGAAATAAAGAATTTGCCTGAGAAATTGATTGTTCTTGAGAAAATCCGCTCGATTGCCGCTCAAAGAATAGGATTTGTCGATGACTGGCGTAAGGCTACTGAAGATAGTCCATTCATTCCCTTTGTGGTTTTTTTAAGTGAACCTCAGAATTATACTTCATTTACCACGAAACAAGTAATTCCAGCCGACTCAATTGATATTGTGGCAAGACAGATGCTTGAGCAAAATATGCACGAGGCTTATGCTGGCACTGCGGCGGTGTGTACTGGTACTGCAGCCCGTATTCCCGGCACTGTGGTGAATGATCTTGTTTCCAAATCTATATTTACAACGGAACTCATACGTATTGGAAACCCGTCGGGAGTATTTCCCATTAACACCGTTGTAGAATCAAACCAAGGCGGTATACGTTTAATCAAGGCAAGTTTTGGACGAACTGCTCGCATCATAATGGACGGATACGTATATGTCCGGAAGAGTTTATTAATCTAA
- a CDS encoding flavodoxin family protein: MKVLAINGSARKEGNTSALIKYVLAELEKEGIQTELIELAGKKVRGCIACYKCMENKDKKCSVATDYVNHVIERMIEADGIILGSPTYFADVSAEMKGLIDRSGMVARANDNMFRLKAGAAVVVARRAGSIHAFDTINHFFFINEMIVPGSIHWNVAFGQNKGEVEKDEEGIAGMKNLGKNMAWLLKRIAV; this comes from the coding sequence ATGAAAGTATTGGCGATTAACGGGAGCGCTCGAAAAGAAGGGAACACCTCAGCGTTAATCAAATACGTTCTTGCAGAGTTAGAAAAGGAAGGAATTCAGACCGAACTGATAGAATTGGCCGGTAAGAAGGTCAGGGGGTGCATCGCTTGTTATAAGTGCATGGAAAACAAAGACAAAAAGTGCTCAGTAGCCACAGACTATGTGAACCATGTCATTGAAAGGATGATAGAAGCTGACGGAATAATTCTTGGCTCTCCAACATATTTCGCCGATGTTTCAGCAGAAATGAAAGGCCTGATTGATAGATCCGGAATGGTGGCCAGGGCCAATGATAATATGTTCAGATTAAAAGCCGGCGCAGCCGTGGTCGTGGCAAGGAGGGCCGGCTCGATTCACGCCTTCGATACAATAAACCATTTTTTCTTTATCAACGAAATGATTGTTCCAGGATCGATCCACTGGAATGTAGCCTTTGGCCAAAATAAGGGAGAAGTTGAAAAAGACGAAGAGGGAATAGCCGGGATGAAAAACCTCGGCAAAAACATGGCGTGGCTGCTAAAAAGGATCGCTGTTTAA
- a CDS encoding type I restriction-modification system subunit M N-terminal domain-containing protein gives MFHALTWIANFIWAIVDNVLRYHYVRGKYRDVILPMVVIRRLDTVLEFTKQAVLEMKKSHSRS, from the coding sequence ATGTTCCACGCACTTACTTGGATAGCAAATTTCATTTGGGCCATAGTGGACAATGTGCTCAGATACCATTATGTCAGAGGCAAATATCGTGATGTAATATTGCCGATGGTGGTAATTCGACGTCTTGACACAGTCCTTGAGTTCACCAAACAGGCCGTCCTGGAAATGAAGAAGAGTCATAGCAGGTCATGA